From Thermomicrobiales bacterium, one genomic window encodes:
- a CDS encoding ABC transporter substrate-binding protein, whose amino-acid sequence MLARPLRLMRSLLVLILIVTFVAACGGDDDDSTAAATATSPAAAEATSAPTEPPAEPTETATPEPPEATATTPPASPTTAPTATVEPTVEPTAASGQSLPVTVTDADGVEVTVTDTSRIVVLSGDVAEIVWAVGLGDSVVGTDISATYPEGAAALQNIGYQRTLAAEGILSLDPTLIIGGAAAGPPEVIEQLRATGVPVVIIADATGLDGVGSRIRSVAEALGVAPVGDELATTVDGEIADALALAETAESEPTVLFLYVRGTSTQMIGGIGTTADILIDAAGGIDAGSAANIQGYQPLTAESLVTANPDVLLLLTAGLESIGGVDGLMQIPGVAETPAGQNGNVLDFDDLYLLSMGPRTGQVLHDLILGLHPELGQ is encoded by the coding sequence ATGCTCGCGCGTCCCCTCCGGTTGATGCGCTCCCTCCTGGTATTGATCCTGATCGTCACGTTCGTCGCCGCCTGCGGTGGGGACGACGACGACAGCACTGCTGCCGCGACAGCGACGTCGCCGGCAGCTGCCGAGGCGACGTCGGCTCCGACCGAGCCGCCGGCCGAGCCGACCGAGACCGCCACGCCAGAGCCGCCTGAAGCGACGGCAACAACGCCACCTGCCTCGCCAACAACCGCGCCGACGGCGACAGTCGAGCCGACAGTTGAGCCGACTGCCGCATCGGGCCAGTCGCTGCCGGTGACGGTTACTGATGCCGACGGCGTCGAAGTGACCGTGACCGACACCAGCCGGATTGTTGTTCTGTCCGGTGACGTGGCTGAGATCGTCTGGGCAGTTGGCCTGGGTGATTCGGTCGTCGGCACCGACATCAGCGCGACCTATCCGGAAGGGGCCGCTGCGCTGCAGAACATCGGCTACCAGCGCACACTGGCCGCCGAGGGTATTCTCTCGCTCGATCCAACGCTGATCATCGGTGGCGCGGCTGCCGGACCGCCCGAGGTCATCGAGCAGTTGCGCGCGACCGGTGTGCCGGTCGTGATCATCGCTGACGCGACTGGCCTGGACGGTGTCGGCTCCCGCATCCGCTCGGTTGCCGAGGCGCTGGGTGTTGCGCCGGTCGGCGACGAGCTGGCGACGACCGTTGACGGTGAGATCGCGGACGCGCTGGCGCTGGCTGAGACGGCCGAGAGCGAGCCAACCGTCCTGTTCCTCTATGTGCGCGGCACATCGACGCAGATGATCGGTGGCATCGGCACGACCGCTGACATCCTCATCGACGCCGCCGGTGGTATCGACGCCGGGTCGGCAGCCAACATCCAGGGCTATCAGCCACTCACCGCCGAATCGCTGGTGACGGCGAACCCCGATGTTCTCCTGCTCCTGACGGCCGGTCTGGAGTCGATCGGCGGCGTTGATGGCCTGATGCAGATCCCGGGCGTCGCCGAGACGCCAGCCGGTCAGAACGGCAACGTGCTCGACTTCGACGATCTCTACCTGCTGAGCATGGGCCCGCGCACCGGCCAGGTGCTGCACGACCTGATCCTCGGGCTGCATCCGGAGCTGGGGCAGTAG
- a CDS encoding DUF3386 domain-containing protein — protein MGTSEAGVQNSERAHELMRQAHDSGYRFPEGFNGFRAKLSYQIGMTEAEADLIVRGPHMIEITAPDGVEVNPWVRRELMSMAGHRWHLPYEEADGKHVLTLDPDGDEDPLGQRIGVRNDSYDSSYRVANGRVAQVNRKVGPMRFSIWIQGRVDTGDGRELPNYFTVSYWDAKSGKFQRSDIYTDRYADVDGVWLPFERRIVTADDDGMRSQRLALTDHQLLTAEEAGADAEAPYHHVHQESEAASQPGDE, from the coding sequence GTGGGCACGTCTGAAGCAGGAGTCCAGAACTCCGAACGCGCACATGAGCTGATGAGGCAGGCGCACGACTCGGGCTATCGATTCCCGGAGGGGTTCAACGGCTTCCGCGCGAAGCTGTCGTATCAGATCGGCATGACGGAGGCCGAGGCTGATCTGATTGTGCGGGGTCCGCACATGATCGAGATCACCGCACCGGACGGCGTGGAAGTCAACCCGTGGGTTCGGCGCGAACTGATGTCGATGGCCGGACACCGCTGGCATCTCCCGTACGAGGAAGCCGACGGGAAGCACGTCCTGACGCTCGATCCGGATGGCGACGAGGACCCGCTCGGTCAGCGCATCGGTGTGCGCAACGACTCGTACGACTCCTCGTATCGTGTGGCCAACGGGCGCGTCGCGCAGGTCAATCGCAAGGTCGGGCCGATGCGCTTCTCGATCTGGATTCAGGGGCGAGTCGACACCGGCGATGGTCGCGAGCTGCCGAACTACTTCACGGTCAGCTACTGGGATGCCAAGTCCGGCAAGTTCCAGCGCAGCGACATCTACACCGATCGCTATGCGGATGTCGATGGCGTCTGGCTGCCATTCGAGCGCCGCATTGTCACGGCGGACGATGACGGCATGCGATCCCAGCGGCTCGCGCTGACCGATCACCAGTTGCTGACTGCTGAAGAGGCCGGAGCGGACGCGGAAGCGCCGTATCACCACGTCCATCAGGAGTCGGAAGCGGCGTCACAGCCCGGCGACGAGTAA
- a CDS encoding class I SAM-dependent methyltransferase, with translation MVVDRSRRRCLLCGVSFEGRTFLCRACSDRYRGQPVPPEVRKAFYEALDREYPARSNTYGAYNEPTALLAEIERLPRDVRILELGAGGGFLASRLTASGFTRLTLSDLTATSLAALRTNAPDALLVGADAEQLPFADAAFDVVISSDVIEHLPETERHIVEVARVLVVGGRYYLKTPNRVMADAYYRLRGLHDAYFWHPSMFSPSELRDDFARHGFDVRLLAQPRLTDAQLAKLPGPRVLRPIAGRVPLRWLPPILRPHLEAVATKRNIE, from the coding sequence GTGGTTGTCGATCGATCCCGGCGGCGTTGCCTCCTCTGTGGAGTGTCTTTCGAGGGTCGCACGTTCCTCTGCCGCGCATGCTCCGACCGCTATCGTGGCCAGCCGGTGCCGCCCGAGGTGCGCAAGGCGTTCTACGAAGCGCTCGACCGTGAGTACCCGGCGCGCTCGAACACTTACGGCGCGTACAACGAGCCGACGGCGCTGCTGGCCGAGATCGAGCGGTTGCCGCGCGATGTCCGCATCCTTGAGCTCGGCGCAGGTGGCGGATTCCTGGCCTCCCGGCTGACCGCAAGTGGCTTCACGCGCCTGACGCTGAGCGACCTGACGGCGACCTCGCTAGCGGCCCTGCGCACCAACGCGCCGGACGCGCTCCTGGTCGGCGCGGATGCCGAGCAACTGCCGTTCGCCGACGCTGCATTCGACGTTGTCATCTCCAGCGACGTGATCGAGCATCTACCGGAGACTGAGCGGCACATCGTCGAGGTCGCCCGCGTGCTGGTTGTCGGCGGGCGTTACTATCTGAAGACGCCGAACCGCGTCATGGCCGATGCGTACTATCGCTTGCGCGGGCTGCACGATGCCTACTTCTGGCATCCCAGCATGTTCTCGCCGTCGGAGCTGCGCGACGACTTCGCGCGGCACGGCTTCGACGTGCGACTGCTGGCCCAGCCGCGGCTGACCGATGCGCAGCTCGCCAAGCTGCCGGGGCCGCGCGTGTTGCGGCCGATTGCGGGACGCGTCCCGCTGCGTTGGCTGCCGCCGATCCTGCGCCCGCACCTGGAGGCCGTCGCGACCAAGCGAAACATCGAGTGA
- a CDS encoding helicase-associated domain-containing protein: MRNLLGRLLQRSSSDLERIAAAWAVELSGHERHADVSFLYRTMTDIWAFRDVWERVSPVGKRLLQVLDVHDGAACPPDELAREAGIEREAAARELTVLYDCGLIAAEEASTDAARGERPVFLPRETGLMIERIEAEQATDTRWDAPLDQLLATVPYPELEEAATAWGARVIPAMHARGELVGLLQAQLSRPERVSRQISTLSQPARNIWARLKTAGGTVPLDELLAPADVPLQTRRRILRELAASLLVWHSYASDGSRLAVVPSAILNPPPVEQEPPPDLLVVDDGDVVEPEWLFPYAATWDVLTILRDVANAAPRWRALADGDPAILRRFRRRLWWADRETHDLPTGYVPFIVRTAALAGIVREDDGRAVLGEDAGGWRERSFAAASKRLVAAWLVAEDWVEGRERVDAMLYGASWPAFRERLITALGELDEGQWYDQERFIERLLKTHPDLLRQASVVSVGSVPRGGRVDGANAIQDRREQILTLVTGTTLETACVWLGIIERSTILQDRRAVLRLTPFGRWVAGKRVEPSAPSIGPAPMAVGASFQVLLYRPTPRRVWSLSAIAELQSLDRISTWGLTAEAFTGALAGGLVLAQVVAYLERQSGAPLPQNVGFTLAEWDRGYRRIWLRRAVLLVSEEGEEGEPVVAALKEAGLEPELLADGRIALIYDEPDAGERLYGAATRALRERGFAPLADPKSVPRKR; the protein is encoded by the coding sequence ATGCGAAACCTGCTGGGTCGCTTGCTGCAACGCTCGTCGTCTGACCTCGAACGCATCGCTGCGGCGTGGGCGGTTGAGCTGAGTGGTCATGAGCGTCACGCCGATGTCTCATTCCTCTACCGCACGATGACTGACATCTGGGCCTTCCGGGATGTCTGGGAGCGCGTCTCGCCGGTCGGCAAGCGGTTGTTGCAGGTGCTTGATGTCCACGATGGCGCAGCCTGTCCGCCGGATGAGCTGGCGCGCGAGGCGGGCATCGAGCGCGAGGCGGCGGCGCGTGAGCTGACGGTGCTCTACGACTGTGGACTGATCGCCGCCGAAGAGGCTTCCACCGACGCCGCGCGGGGAGAGCGACCGGTCTTCCTGCCGCGTGAGACGGGCCTGATGATCGAGCGGATTGAGGCCGAGCAGGCTACCGATACGCGCTGGGATGCACCGCTCGATCAGTTGCTGGCGACCGTGCCCTACCCCGAGCTGGAGGAAGCGGCGACAGCCTGGGGGGCGCGCGTGATCCCCGCCATGCACGCGCGCGGCGAGCTGGTCGGGCTGTTGCAAGCGCAGCTGTCGCGGCCGGAGCGGGTCAGTCGTCAGATTTCCACGCTGTCGCAACCGGCCCGCAACATCTGGGCGCGGCTCAAGACGGCCGGCGGCACCGTGCCGCTGGATGAGCTGCTGGCCCCGGCGGACGTGCCGCTGCAGACACGGCGGCGCATCCTCCGTGAGTTGGCGGCGTCGTTGCTGGTCTGGCACAGCTACGCGTCAGATGGGAGCCGGTTGGCGGTCGTGCCGTCAGCTATCCTCAATCCACCGCCGGTGGAACAGGAGCCGCCGCCCGATCTGCTCGTAGTCGACGATGGCGATGTCGTCGAGCCGGAGTGGCTCTTTCCGTACGCGGCGACCTGGGATGTATTGACGATCCTGCGCGATGTTGCCAACGCCGCGCCGCGCTGGCGCGCGCTGGCTGACGGCGATCCTGCTATTCTGCGCCGCTTTCGTCGGCGGCTCTGGTGGGCGGATCGCGAGACGCACGACCTGCCGACTGGCTACGTCCCGTTCATCGTCCGTACTGCCGCGCTGGCCGGCATTGTCCGCGAAGATGATGGGCGCGCCGTCCTGGGTGAGGATGCTGGCGGCTGGCGGGAGCGCAGCTTTGCGGCAGCGAGCAAGCGGCTGGTTGCCGCCTGGTTGGTGGCAGAGGACTGGGTCGAGGGCCGCGAGCGCGTCGATGCCATGCTCTACGGTGCGTCGTGGCCCGCTTTCCGCGAGCGGCTCATTACTGCGCTCGGCGAGCTTGACGAAGGTCAGTGGTATGACCAGGAGCGCTTCATCGAGCGCCTGCTGAAAACGCACCCCGACCTCCTGCGACAGGCATCGGTTGTTTCAGTCGGGTCGGTGCCGCGAGGCGGACGCGTCGATGGCGCGAACGCGATCCAGGACCGTCGCGAGCAGATCCTGACCCTCGTGACTGGCACGACCCTGGAAACTGCCTGTGTCTGGCTCGGCATCATTGAGCGTTCGACGATCCTGCAGGACCGTCGCGCTGTCCTGCGGCTGACTCCGTTTGGGCGCTGGGTCGCCGGGAAGCGGGTTGAGCCGTCGGCACCGTCGATCGGCCCCGCGCCAATGGCGGTCGGTGCCAGTTTCCAGGTGCTGCTCTATCGTCCCACGCCGCGCCGCGTCTGGTCCCTCTCGGCGATAGCTGAATTGCAGTCGCTTGATCGCATCTCGACCTGGGGACTGACCGCCGAGGCGTTCACCGGAGCGCTCGCCGGTGGGCTGGTGCTGGCGCAGGTCGTCGCCTACCTGGAGCGCCAGAGCGGTGCGCCGCTGCCACAGAACGTCGGATTCACCCTGGCCGAGTGGGATCGCGGCTATCGGCGTATCTGGCTACGGCGTGCGGTGCTGCTGGTGTCGGAGGAGGGCGAAGAGGGCGAGCCGGTCGTCGCGGCGCTCAAGGAGGCCGGGCTGGAGCCGGAGCTGCTCGCAGATGGTCGCATTGCGTTGATCTATGACGAGCCGGACGCCGGCGAACGACTCTACGGCGCGGCAACCCGCGCCCTGCGCGAGCGCGGCTTCGCTCCGCTGGCCGATCCCAAGTCGGTGCCGCGAAAGCGCTAA
- a CDS encoding alpha/beta hydrolase — MQTTTQSLSFSWRDLSLVGTLHLPEGDEPHPAIVMLQGSGESDRDSYGYFPPIRDALLRRGIAVYSFDKPGIGESNGDWRGYALYDRADQGMAAIEAVRGADGIDSQCVGVWGHSQGGWIVQILAADHPELPFAVASAGPGIDVTAQDLYGCEQLLRKAGLSDDEIQRSLAEFEAVHHAAMRGDDFTTVQQMLQGAKDELWYQYLPIEDAEFWQMMVAFTQEAYDPPATLARIQGPFLAVFGSLDPLLPARESARICSEALDAAGNANGTVALFSGANHRLLIEETGEFAGGYLDLLGAWVARFAGVADS; from the coding sequence ATGCAGACAACAACCCAGTCGCTGTCTTTCTCCTGGCGCGATCTGTCGCTGGTCGGCACGCTGCATCTGCCGGAAGGCGATGAGCCTCACCCGGCGATCGTCATGCTGCAAGGCTCCGGCGAATCTGACCGTGACAGCTACGGCTACTTCCCGCCGATCCGAGACGCGCTGTTGCGTCGCGGCATCGCAGTCTATTCGTTCGACAAACCGGGCATTGGCGAGTCGAACGGCGACTGGCGTGGCTACGCGCTCTACGATCGCGCCGACCAGGGTATGGCGGCGATCGAGGCGGTGCGCGGCGCAGACGGGATCGATTCGCAGTGCGTCGGTGTCTGGGGTCACAGCCAGGGCGGCTGGATCGTCCAGATCCTTGCCGCCGACCATCCCGAGCTGCCGTTCGCAGTCGCCAGCGCCGGCCCCGGCATCGATGTCACTGCCCAGGACCTGTACGGCTGCGAGCAGCTGTTGCGTAAAGCGGGGTTGTCTGACGATGAGATCCAGCGTTCGCTGGCGGAGTTCGAGGCGGTCCACCATGCGGCCATGCGTGGCGACGACTTCACAACCGTCCAGCAGATGTTGCAGGGCGCGAAGGACGAGCTGTGGTATCAGTACCTGCCTATCGAGGATGCGGAATTCTGGCAGATGATGGTCGCCTTCACACAGGAGGCCTACGACCCGCCTGCGACGCTGGCGCGCATTCAGGGCCCGTTCCTGGCGGTCTTCGGCTCGCTCGACCCACTCCTCCCGGCGCGCGAAAGCGCCCGCATCTGCTCCGAAGCGCTGGACGCGGCCGGCAACGCGAACGGGACGGTTGCGCTGTTCAGCGGCGCAAACCACCGGCTACTGATCGAGGAGACGGGCGAGTTTGCCGGTGGCTATCTCGATCTGCTGGGTGCCTGGGTGGCGCGCTTCGCGGGGGTGGCGGATTCGTGA
- a CDS encoding class I SAM-dependent methyltransferase, with protein sequence MSSIERTSSGGMRFTGERVIPEMPEMRVTFIQSLAAYEYAVTMADDARVIDAGCGEGYGSALLAERAAFVLGLDQSAEAAAWAAGKYGTSDRLGFAAADVTALPVADGAVDLVCCFQVLEHLPDPAAFLTEVRRALAPGGALVLTTPNLLVAGARPNPHHVQDFSPAALEATLRSVFEDVELLGVFGSDSVAAYRSKNDSVVSKIVRLDVLGLHRRIPARIAEPIHVGLTRIVRRVLNRGNRDLVSTLTTADFPVRGGDVSRAIDLLAVCRR encoded by the coding sequence GTGAGCAGCATTGAGCGTACATCGAGCGGCGGCATGCGCTTCACCGGCGAGCGGGTCATCCCCGAGATGCCGGAGATGCGTGTCACGTTCATCCAGAGTCTCGCCGCCTATGAGTACGCGGTGACGATGGCCGACGATGCTCGCGTCATCGACGCTGGTTGCGGCGAGGGTTACGGGTCGGCGTTGCTTGCCGAGCGCGCGGCCTTCGTACTCGGGCTCGACCAGTCTGCCGAAGCGGCTGCCTGGGCGGCCGGGAAGTACGGCACGAGCGACCGGCTCGGCTTCGCCGCTGCGGACGTGACGGCGCTGCCGGTGGCCGATGGCGCAGTCGACCTCGTCTGCTGCTTCCAGGTCCTTGAGCATTTGCCTGACCCGGCTGCATTCTTGACCGAGGTGCGCCGAGCGCTGGCTCCCGGCGGCGCGCTGGTGCTGACGACGCCGAACCTGCTCGTAGCCGGGGCCCGGCCGAATCCGCACCACGTCCAGGACTTCAGCCCTGCCGCGCTGGAAGCCACGCTGCGCTCGGTCTTCGAGGATGTCGAGCTGCTGGGCGTCTTCGGCAGCGACTCCGTGGCTGCCTATCGCTCCAAGAACGACAGCGTCGTCAGCAAGATCGTCCGGCTGGATGTCCTCGGCCTGCACCGCCGCATTCCCGCCCGCATCGCCGAGCCGATCCACGTCGGCCTGACCCGTATCGTGCGGCGCGTGCTGAATCGCGGCAACCGCGATCTCGTCTCGACGTTGACGACCGCCGATTTCCCGGTTCGCGGCGGAGACGTCAGCCGGGCGATCGATCTGCTGGCGGTCTGTCGACGCTAG
- a CDS encoding iron ABC transporter permease has product MVAGTHQPASSTKTPERAGDTIVGPPASARMAGRRAIVLVGSSVALLVAFLLNVGVGAVSISPIQVVGILLSHAGIQTDIAFTQQQDAVLWAIRLPRVTLGLMVGGGLAISGAALQGVFRNPLAEPGLVGVTSGAAVGAIGMILLGISPFGLLTIPMAAFVGGAIATGVVYLLARQGGRTEVVTLILTGIAINAIAGAATGYLTFLASDQQLRSIVFWSLGSLGGSTWPAVRSIAPFFIIGVLLMLRLSASLNVLVLGESEARHLGVNTERVRIGVIAIAAMLSGASVAVAGIVGFIGLVVPHLIRLIAGPDHRLLVPVSAIGGAALLMMADLVARTIVIPTELPLGVVTATIGGPFFLWLLHRTRRAQGGWG; this is encoded by the coding sequence ATGGTGGCAGGCACACACCAGCCCGCATCATCCACGAAAACGCCCGAACGGGCCGGCGATACCATCGTCGGCCCGCCGGCCAGCGCCCGTATGGCTGGTCGGCGAGCCATCGTGCTGGTCGGCAGCAGTGTCGCGCTATTGGTCGCCTTCCTGCTGAACGTCGGCGTCGGAGCGGTGTCGATCAGCCCGATTCAGGTCGTCGGTATCCTGCTGTCGCACGCCGGTATTCAGACGGACATCGCCTTCACTCAGCAGCAGGACGCGGTGCTCTGGGCGATTCGCCTGCCGCGAGTCACTCTGGGCCTGATGGTCGGTGGTGGGCTGGCGATCTCCGGTGCGGCGTTGCAGGGTGTCTTCCGCAACCCGCTCGCCGAGCCGGGACTCGTCGGCGTCACCAGCGGCGCGGCGGTCGGCGCGATCGGGATGATCCTGCTGGGTATCTCGCCGTTCGGACTGCTGACAATCCCGATGGCTGCGTTCGTTGGTGGGGCGATCGCCACTGGCGTCGTCTATCTGTTGGCGCGGCAGGGCGGCCGGACCGAGGTCGTTACGCTGATCCTGACCGGCATCGCCATCAACGCGATCGCTGGTGCGGCAACCGGTTACCTCACCTTCCTGGCATCTGATCAGCAGTTGCGCTCGATCGTGTTCTGGTCGCTCGGCAGCCTCGGTGGCTCGACCTGGCCGGCGGTGCGCAGCATCGCGCCGTTCTTCATCATCGGTGTCCTGCTCATGCTGCGCCTGTCGGCCTCGCTGAACGTCCTCGTCCTCGGCGAGAGCGAGGCGCGTCATCTGGGCGTGAACACCGAGCGGGTTCGCATCGGGGTGATCGCGATCGCGGCGATGCTCTCGGGCGCGTCGGTCGCTGTTGCCGGCATCGTCGGCTTCATCGGGCTGGTGGTGCCGCATCTCATCCGCCTGATCGCCGGGCCGGACCATCGGCTGCTTGTACCGGTCTCCGCGATCGGTGGCGCGGCGCTGCTGATGATGGCCGATCTAGTCGCGCGCACGATCGTCATCCCGACCGAGCTGCCACTCGGCGTCGTGACGGCGACGATCGGCGGGCCGTTCTTCCTCTGGCTGTTGCACCGCACGCGGCGGGCGCAAGGTGGATGGGGGTAA
- a CDS encoding ABC transporter permease, which translates to MSIDNSVSSPGSIDPAKQPLSAAERRAAFQEEATFRLRLQKFYRLFFRRKWLNVAGAVIILVFLLMTIFGTALVQSRGPEYHPTAPKCGGTNSCILEKFQPPSARHWFGTDDLGRDVFSRVVAGAKYSLIIAVVILAVAVSVGTVIGAVAGYAGGMVDEILMRFTDMFLAFPALILAIAISASLGPSLRNAVIALAAVYWPWYARLVRAQVLTIRSRDFIEAARASGASDRRVLVRHIMPNSVSPIIIQMTLDIGYAILATSSLSFIGLGAQPPTPEWGRLITDGRNFFRDAWWYITFPGIALSITVLGFNLIGDGLRDYLDPRTKSI; encoded by the coding sequence ATGAGCATTGACAACTCGGTGTCCAGCCCCGGAAGCATCGACCCCGCGAAGCAGCCATTGTCAGCAGCCGAACGGCGCGCGGCATTCCAGGAGGAAGCCACCTTCCGGTTGCGCCTGCAGAAGTTCTACCGGCTGTTCTTCCGTCGCAAATGGCTGAACGTCGCAGGGGCCGTCATCATCCTCGTGTTCCTGCTGATGACGATTTTCGGCACGGCGCTGGTGCAATCGCGCGGGCCGGAATATCACCCGACAGCGCCGAAGTGCGGCGGGACGAATTCCTGCATCCTGGAGAAGTTTCAACCGCCGTCGGCGCGGCACTGGTTCGGGACCGACGACCTCGGGCGCGACGTCTTCTCGCGCGTCGTCGCCGGCGCGAAGTACTCGCTCATCATCGCCGTCGTCATCCTCGCTGTCGCCGTCAGCGTCGGGACAGTCATCGGCGCGGTTGCGGGCTATGCGGGCGGCATGGTCGACGAGATCCTGATGCGCTTCACCGATATGTTCCTCGCCTTCCCGGCGCTGATTCTGGCGATCGCCATCTCGGCGTCTCTCGGCCCGAGCCTGCGCAACGCGGTCATCGCCCTCGCGGCGGTCTACTGGCCGTGGTACGCGCGGTTAGTGCGCGCGCAGGTGCTGACGATCCGGTCGCGCGACTTCATCGAGGCGGCGCGTGCGTCCGGTGCGTCCGATCGGCGCGTGCTGGTGCGGCACATCATGCCCAACTCGGTCAGCCCGATAATCATTCAGATGACGCTTGATATTGGCTACGCGATTCTGGCGACCTCGTCGCTGTCATTCATCGGACTCGGCGCTCAACCACCGACGCCCGAGTGGGGGCGGCTGATCACGGACGGTCGCAACTTCTTCCGCGATGCCTGGTGGTACATCACCTTCCCCGGTATCGCGCTCTCGATCACCGTGCTGGGCTTCAACCTGATCGGCGACGGCCTGCGTGACTATCTGGACCCGCGCACCAAATCGATCTAG
- a CDS encoding PIG-L family deacetylase, producing MTEEHTEPRTSRRVMVAMAHPDDAEFGCAGTMARWASEGDEIILVLGTSGDKGSDDPNMTGEQLVATREAEQKVAADTLGVSEIVFMRMRDAELVPDLAMRRDLTRIIRQVRPDVVFCQDPTARWEGSEYIQHPDHLAMGEATLAAVFPSARDRLTFPELLAEGLEPHKVGEVYIGSSLAKCDTFIDIGAHLETKLNALAAHKSQMGDWDFRSALTGWARDAAAFARFKSFPGADAMEYAEAFKYLKVD from the coding sequence TTGACTGAGGAACACACCGAACCACGAACCTCGCGCCGCGTCATGGTCGCGATGGCGCACCCGGACGACGCCGAATTCGGCTGCGCCGGCACGATGGCACGTTGGGCGTCCGAAGGCGACGAGATCATCCTGGTGCTGGGCACCAGCGGCGACAAGGGCAGCGACGACCCGAACATGACCGGCGAGCAGCTGGTCGCAACCCGCGAGGCCGAGCAGAAGGTCGCCGCCGACACCCTCGGCGTCAGCGAGATCGTTTTCATGCGCATGCGCGATGCCGAGCTAGTGCCGGATCTCGCGATGCGCCGCGACCTCACCCGCATCATCCGGCAGGTGCGGCCAGACGTCGTCTTCTGTCAGGACCCGACGGCGCGCTGGGAGGGCTCCGAGTACATCCAGCATCCCGACCACCTGGCGATGGGCGAAGCCACGCTGGCGGCGGTCTTCCCGTCTGCCCGCGACCGCCTCACCTTCCCGGAGCTGCTGGCCGAGGGTCTGGAGCCACACAAGGTCGGCGAGGTCTACATCGGTTCGTCGCTGGCGAAATGCGACACGTTCATCGATATCGGCGCGCACCTTGAAACCAAGCTCAATGCGCTTGCGGCGCACAAGAGCCAAATGGGCGACTGGGATTTCCGTTCGGCCCTGACCGGCTGGGCACGCGATGCCGCGGCATTCGCGCGCTTCAAGTCGTTCCCCGGCGCTGATGCGATGGAGTACGCCGAGGCGTTCAAGTACCTGAAGGTGGACTAG
- a CDS encoding heme ABC transporter ATP-binding protein: MLDESVSANTAVLSCEHLSYAIHDQVLVDDVQLGVSPGEVVALAGPNGAGKSTLLRLLAGDLAPTSGVVSLGDEPLRNMRMRDLALRRAVMPQQHVLQFAFTAWDVVMMGRSPHGTRSEPPGGSADVEIVVNAMRRTETDYLAERTYPSLSGGEQGRVTLARVLAQATPILLLDEPTAALDIRHQHLVMEVARELANKGAAVLAVLHDLNLAAAYADRIALLNHGCVAAIGSPWHVLTAERLTEVFDYPVSVSSHPTHGCPLVIALPGDSARQRDVATLAAMRA, encoded by the coding sequence ATGCTGGATGAGAGCGTATCGGCAAACACCGCCGTGCTGAGCTGCGAGCACCTGTCCTACGCCATCCACGATCAGGTACTGGTGGACGATGTGCAGCTTGGCGTGTCGCCGGGTGAGGTCGTCGCGCTGGCCGGGCCGAACGGAGCCGGTAAGTCGACACTCCTGCGGCTGCTGGCCGGCGATCTCGCGCCGACGTCTGGCGTCGTCAGTCTCGGCGACGAACCGCTGCGCAACATGAGAATGCGCGATCTGGCGCTGCGTCGCGCCGTGATGCCGCAGCAGCACGTCCTGCAATTCGCCTTCACCGCCTGGGATGTCGTCATGATGGGCCGCTCGCCGCACGGCACTCGCTCGGAGCCGCCCGGCGGCAGTGCAGACGTCGAGATCGTCGTCAACGCGATGCGCCGTACCGAGACGGACTATCTGGCGGAGCGGACCTATCCCAGCCTGTCGGGCGGCGAACAGGGCCGCGTCACGCTGGCGCGGGTGCTGGCGCAGGCCACGCCGATCCTGCTGCTTGATGAGCCGACGGCGGCACTCGATATCCGCCACCAACACCTCGTCATGGAGGTCGCGCGCGAGCTGGCCAACAAGGGTGCGGCGGTGCTGGCCGTGCTGCACGATCTGAATCTGGCCGCCGCCTATGCGGACCGGATCGCACTGCTGAATCACGGATGTGTCGCCGCCATTGGCTCGCCGTGGCATGTCCTGACCGCAGAGCGCCTGACTGAGGTCTTTGACTATCCGGTATCAGTGAGTTCGCACCCCACGCACGGCTGCCCGCTGGTGATAGCGTTGCCGGGCGATTCGGCACGGCAAAGAGACGTTGCGACACTGGCCGCGATGCGTGCCTAG